In Salarias fasciatus chromosome 4, fSalaFa1.1, whole genome shotgun sequence, the DNA window aAGAcagagttcctctcttccgtgcatgcgagccacagggacgagtttttcactaagctgcattacgcccaaggcctgcagggggcgctgtttcgcataaaacgtgcaaactccttaaggcacctttaaatcgACAAATGCATGAATTCTCAGAAAAGGAGAGGGTATCTCTCAAAATAATGTTCAGCATAAGAATATCTGGACTTGTGtgctgcctttgacacagtggaacatcacattttattaaatagaCTCAGACACCTGGCTGGGCTCTCTGGTACCCATGAAATTAGATTtggggttccccaaggctcaattttaggtcccattctttttaacctttacttgcctccacttggggacgtcatcaggagacacagcaTCAGTTTCCATCGTTACACgaatgatactcagctgtacatggctgtgatgactcagggccaattgaaaccctttttaactgtactGCAGACAACAAGTGAGGATGGTTGTTACGACTGCTGCTgtattgtttgttgttgtgcgtgagtgtgtgcgtgcgcatgcaTGTGGTTGGGGTTTCTTGCTGTTTCAGTTTCAAGTTGTCCAGGAAGGTGATAATTGAATTATTATTTGGAGCACCAGACCACAGGGAAGGACACGGCAGTCTCCAATCACGAGCAGGAATGGGAGGAGCCTCCCCTTGAAAAGCCTGGTGGGAAGATCATTCTGGGAGCGGCTGCTTCTGAGCAGTCGCTCCCCACATGTCTGGCTCGGCTGAAGTGTCTAACTGCTTGGATCTGTGTGCTAAACTGGATTGGATTAGAGTAGCTggtggttttatgttgttttggtTAATTGTTTGGGAATCGCCATTCggagtggttttgtttttccatttttgggTTGATTTTGACTTCTGGTGTCCCTTAGTTAATGTAAtcctttttaattattaatgtaatcctttttaattattaaacacCTCTGTTCACCCCTTTATATCTGGGTTTTATGTtacttcctctcctccttttgAGCCGCTGACGTAACAATGGCAGTGAATTTGCAACCAGGACTAAACAGGTTGTAGTTTTCGGTCCTGGAGGCCACAGAAAATAACTTCAACCACAACTACAAGACTGGGCATGATTTTTGAGTCTGAGCTGAATTTTACACCACATATTAAAAATATTACTAAGACTGGTTTTTgtcatcttaagaatatagccagagtccaCCCGTTTCTCTATCAGGCTGGTAAGGAGGTGCTAATATATGCTTTTGTCTCCTGTCAGTCAGGTTACTGTCATGGACTCCTCCCTGgtcttccaaaacaaaaaaggatttCAACTCTCCCCTTGATAAAAAAATTATTACTACCTGGGGGGTGCCCCGGCAGTCCCAACCTATGACTTCTCCTGGTGTAGATGGCCCCAGTGgcggtgtttcccatgatgctcagtgccatgctaTGTCTTCTCCCTATTGTAAGCGATGAACGTGGGagtgtgtgattatggtgaagGTGtgattttgctttatttttattgtatactgatttttgtttttaatactggAAAGCACATTGTGTTGTCTTTTAAGATGAAAAGTGCAATAGAACTgaagtttaatttgatttgatgtaCTCTGGAATGTTGTGCAAGatataaaaaaggaaaacagaaagaaaaaacagtccACCATTCTCAGTTGCTGGGAAGTCAATCATTCACCCATCTTGTTGGATCTGATCCAGTCTCTGCAGCCATTACCTTGCTTTGTGTTGCTGGAACTCCTTTGTTCGACGTTGCATGATGGCCTCACGCTGCTCCTTGGGGAGGACATCTTTGAGAAGCACTGAGTGATTCATGCATTCACAGGATGGAGAAGGCGGAAGCTGACGGGGAAATGTGGACCTAGAGGGTTGAAAGGTGTAACGCTGTCTTGAAGGATCAATATTTCCACCCTTTTAGAAGAAAAGCTTCATCTTTCTTCCTAAACAGTAGTTATACATTAACTACTATCACAGAAGACAAACCACAATACTTTTTCTTCATAATTCACAGCTCAGTGTAGCAGGACTCttggttgttttctctctggattTGCCTCTGTTGCACACAGCATCAGGTCCCCTTTGCCTCACTACATGTTACACATGAATCTGGAAAGTTGCTATTGTTCTTGCTCAATTTAACTGGTGTAAAATATGTTCTCATTAACAAATTTACATTGCAGCAGTTTAAATCGGTGATCTATTGGGCTTTGGTGCCAGTCAGTGATGAGCTCCCTCATGCTCTGTAAAATTTTTAGGTCTTCCTTTCTCTCCTTTTGTTTACAAATTTTGGAAATTCTAGTTACTTTAATAGATTTACAAATGTCTATGTTGGTTAAAATTAGTTCTTGGACAATATGTTTGCCATATGTGAGTCACAGAGCTGGAAACAACAGACAGGTTAGAACAGCACCAAACACACAGGAGAAGGGAGAGGACAAAAGTGAACAATTCCACTGAAACGCCATTTACTGTGCATGGACCACCTGGTGTCCTGGTGCAGGCTGGACAACAGTCACATTGTGCAGCTgtctgtgctgttttcttttcttttcttttcttttttttttgttaaataaatcaagaaccattttttttttacatttatcagTATTTTACccttcaatttgaaaaaaaccaTGTCAAGACTTTCTCAACCTGTTCATAATCTCACTTAATTCGCCCAATAAATCCAAACTTCTGGAAGACTGAAAAATCCTGAAATTCCAACATTTCACCTATTTTCATGTGTCCATTCAGTTCATATGTTAATTTTGTTTCTTACACTGAGTAGGTCTCTGAGACATTTGGATAAATCACAGACAGCATGTGATGGCACATGAACTTGATTTTGTTTGCAAACGCAACTAAAAGCAGCACTCTTGTGTCACAAATGCAAGCTACCTGCTGGCTGCATAATATATGACAAGACGTAGTTGGAATATCCAAGTCAAAAATTCATTCGGATCAATGAACAATACTGACAAACAATGTTAAGGATAAATGAGAAGTtggcacacagacacacacatccagactACTGATCTTACCTTTTTGGTTTGATGACCATTTGCTGAGAAGCCAGTGAAAAGCTGCCCATCGTCTTGCAATACATGAGAAGCAACAGCAGTGTGGTCACACATATCACAGCAACCAGAACCAGTCTTTTGTTTGATTCAGGCATCTGTAGGTAGAATGAAACAAAGATGTTTTGTTCATGTTCTGTAAATGAAGTCATGTAATGATAATCCACTGGGTCAAGTTCCCTTTAAAATGGGAAATCatttagaataaataaaatatcacaaaagATCACAAAATATCTGACATTAATGAAACTACTTTTGAAGACATTTAATTTGGTGAGAATTTTCCCTGATAAATGATAAATGAATTAAGGGATGTAAATGCTGCTGTTCTTACCTTTTTCTTGTGTCCCAGTCTTATCCTGTCTGTGTCACAaatgactggctgactgactcaATAGAGACATTTCAAAGGAAGGAGGGGAGGCGAATGATTGACATGAGATCGAATGTCTGACAAATGAAAGAACACAACAAATAAATGGGTACGTGACACTGATGACCTCTGAAAATCATATTGTTGAACTGACATGGCTGACAACAAACcacattttttatgtttttaagtaATTTATTTTGCATCTATGTTGTTCAAAGCTGGGACCAGTGTGGAACCTAAGACGAGTTGTATTTAGCAACCTATGAGAAGTGTTTTCCTACCTGTTCCCATGTCGTACAGAACTGGGACTTGGGGCTGTTTGATGACAATGGGAAACACAGCTTCATGGCTCTCAAACCTGAAGAATGCTGAGTGCAGAAGAACACAGTGTGGGCTCAGTAAGGCTCATGCatgcctccatccatccatctaatcACCTCATCTTAATACCACTTCCTGCACCAGGAATGGGACATGGCATAATTTTGCATTGAAACTCTCATTTCTCGCTCTTATTTCTGATCTACATTTTTTCTTGGACACATACCCAGGTCTCCACTGTTGATGTGGTAGGTACTGCTGGTGTATGAGACTTTGGCCAGAAGTTCATTCAGGAGCACCAGGCTGTTGGACTCAATGGACAGTCCTCTTGTACCAGCACCTGTCAGGCACGATTACAAAATGCACATTAATCATCCACCGATCATGATTTCATCCGAGTGGAACCACAGCTGGCATAAGACTGACATTACACATTCAAGTGGTGTTGCTCACTCACTATGGATCCCACActaaaatatcaacatttcttTAGATGTAGgtctaattattattattttcacaatcattacttttcaaaattttgCTGAAAAACATGAGCTTAAAAATAatgttatttcaacatccaaaTAATGCTAAGCCCTTTGGTCGGTCACATGATCACGCAACCGTCCATCACCACCCTGaggtgtccagactgtcctgtaGCTCCGTGTGAGCTCTGCTGGTCTGAGGACCAGAGGGAGGACTGGGTTGAACACCTGATCGTCCAGTGAGGAGGTTTTGCAGTGGTTTTCATTTGTACACGGTGTCTTCTTGCAAGATGACCAACGAACtgaagtgtttgtgtctgaCTCACACACCTTTTCTAACGTTACAGTAGCTAGTTAAGGTCAGGTCTGTTGAGAGAATGTGATCAAACACGATTCCAAACTGTGGATTTTTATCTGTGTGCAATGAACCGAGGatcatgtctttttaattcTCACGCAGGACATTTATCCCTCAGCTACTTCCTTGTGAACTAGCTATGACACTGCATACTCAGACATAAATGAAGATAAGGACAGCAGAAgttgttgagtttttttattatagtataaatgcattaaaatgacTCCAGCATTCTTTATTGAAGCAAGTTATAACTTCTGAACTGTCGATGCAGTGTCCTGTCCTGCCCTCCTGTCTTCGTCAGGCTTTGGGTCTGTCCATCACGGACGCTCAGATAGCGGAGATGGAGAGCCACGCAGAGGACATCGACTTCGCCATGGCGGCCGAAGAGGAGCGTAAGCTCAGGCACGATGTCATGGCTCACGTCCACACCTTCGCCCACTGCTGCCCCTCCGCCGCTCCCATCATCCACCTGGGAGCAACCTCCTGCTTCGTGGGAGACAACACTGTAAATACGTCTATTCAGTTCCAGAACAGTTCAGCATGCAGGGTTTGTTCCTCATGAAATTATTTACAAAGTTGCTTGAGCAGATTTCATCTTCTTCACCAGGATCTCATTATGCTGCGAGATGGCTTCGACGTCCTCTTGCCTAAGGTGAGGCTCAGCTGttggacagaaaacacacacgcccatcTGTTAAAGGAGTGGAAATCAGAGCGGCTCTGTATTTTGTGTAAGCCCCCAGCCGTTACGTAACAAGTCAGCAATGTAGAACTAATCTGCACAGTAATTTAATTAGCACAATTTTCACACTGCACCAAGATTCAAAGTTGTAGTGTATTTGAAAAGAAGTGTGTTACTCAGTGTCAACAGTAGGTGGCACtgtgtctttattattgtgCTGTTACACTTTTTGTGAAGACCAccgaataaaataaaaagaagcctTGCTGAAGAGAGATGGCTTCCATGCATGGTGTCAGAGTGAAAACGTGGATTTTGAATGGAACAAGAGGAAAATGGAGCAGATGAAACCTCCGACATCATTAAGTTTAGAAGGGAATCTACCGGAAAACTGGAGAGTCTGGATCCAAAGATTTGAATTGTTCCTCGTGGCCAGCggaataaaagaaaagtctGATGAGGTGAAAAGAGCTGCATTCCTGCACGTGGCACCTCTTCTTCACTGGAGTGCAGGGCAAGTCAGAAGCTGTTGATGCTTATGTGACTGATTTGAAGAGCAAAGCAAAAGACTGTGAGTTTGGGCACCTTACACCGACTCACTGATAAGAGACAGAATTGTGAGTGGGATCACAGATGTCCAGGTGAGAGGACGACTCCTGAGAGAACCAGACCTCACACTACAAAAAGCAATAGATATGTGCAGAGCAAGTGAGTGGAGTCAGAGCCAACTAAAAAGTCTCCATGAGGAGGTGGAAATTCCTGTAAATAAAGTAACcaagaaaaagcaaaatgacaaaaagaaagacagtGGTGTCCCAACTCAGAGTGCAAACATGGGGAATCAAGGAAACTGCACAAGATGTGGCTACAAACATGAGCCAAGGAAGGGTCCTGCTTATGGACAAGTGTGCAAAGCCTGTCATGGAATCAATCATTATGGAAAAATGCGCAATTCATGTAAGCAAACAAGCAACTATCAAATACAGCATGTAAACAAGGCAGAGACAGATGACCGAGAATTCTTCATCGGCACAATCCAAGCAAAGAAACAAGATCATTCAGTGCAACAAATCAATGCAGTGGACGCAAACACTGCAAAGTGGCATGAAGATCTGATTGTCAACAAGAACATTTTGAAAGTCAGGCTGGATATTGCAGCTGATTGTAATGTTTCCATGAAAGACCTCAGAGCTCAGGTTGGAGAAAAAGGTGAGCAAGTCTCACTCCAAGCTTGTTGCTTGTGCAGGCCACCACATTCCAGCAAAAGGCAAAATCATGTTGACATGTCAGTACAAAGATAAGAACTTTAATCTGGAATTTTAGGTCATCAAGAACAATGCACCTGCAATTCTAGGAGGAGAGTCATGTGAAAAAATGAGACTTGTCAAAAGATTGCATGCACTGAAAACAGAGAGTAACATACTAAGTGAATATGGACTTTTGTTCACTGGATTAGGCTGCGTACCAGGATTATACCACATTGAGACAAATCCAGATGCCATTCCAGCAGTACATGCGCCAAGCAAAGTTCCTGTTGCACTAAAAGACAAAATTGAGACAGAACTTAAAAGAATAGAAAGCTTGGATGTGATAACAAAACAGATCGAACCTACAGATTGGGTCAGcacagtggtgggccgtcagggcctgcaaggccttctctgctggcctaaaaagtgtctgaattacagactgatataaattatattttgtccataaataattaataaatgattccaaacggtatgttctggttcctttcatagttttcccgtggttgcgctgcttccagacatgttttttttcatattaaatcatttaaccaatcagatttcaggtatcatctgttgctagggtcaaataaatctgcctgaggccttcactgtccgttctgatagcccagtaaagtaaagtgaagcgtcaaacagacagttgcttcagccaatcagatttcgagttggcgactcagcgccttctggCTAGCATACACTAACAACAGcggatccaggccttctgatttacattcaccaagagatacagcaggtggcggtatgcacctaagttgttggtcgcctaccgcaattattccaaagaagaagcagaagaccTGAAGAGTAATAAAACTTAGGTCAGAAATACCACAGGaaaagctggactttcagccctggctttatggaactgaaacgcacggataatctatatgacagagtaaataaactctttttgaggaaggaaaggaggatggattttgtttgcaaataatcaagattttggtgagtaaaatgttcctcttttcctaaataacattgctgttttattaagttgttaatgcttattgtatgtgcacagatgcaGTAGGacacttgtgcacttcagcaaaggcatttattctggctgcataAATATCTATCTGCtatgcaacaactctttatatgcatatctgcataatatttttttatagacataaaatagttattgagaggtggattggttcaggcagatctgttctgaaggcgttagtgtgaaatgcacggtccgccactgtgTCAGCAGCATGGCGACTGTCACAAAACCTAACGAAGTACAGATCTGCATTGACCCACAAGCTCTCAACAAAGCCATCAAAAGAGAACACTATCCACTGCGCACCATAGAAGAAGTGGTAGCAGAAATGCCAAATGccagatttttttcagttgtggATGCTAACCATGGGTTTTGGCAAATTCCAATTGGATGGAAGAAGCTCTCATCTGTGTACATTCAACACACCGTTTGGGAGATACAGGTTTAAAAGGCTTCTGTTTGGGATGTCATCTGCACCCGAAGTCTTCCAGCTGTGCATAGCCAGACATCTAGAAGGGCCAGAGGGTGTTTGTAGAGGGTCATTGTAATAGATGACATCCTGGTCTGGGGAGAGAGCATTGAGCAGCATGATCGCCGTTTAAGACAACTGCTGGACCGCCTGAGAAGCATCAGTCTGAAACTGAACAGAAGTAAGTGTAAAACAAGGATGACAGAAATAAGCTACATTGGACACGTGCTCAGTGAGAAAGGACTCAAACCGGATCCTGAAAAAGTGAGAGCCATTCAAAACATGCCTGCACCCGAGGACAAAGCTGCCCTCCAGAGATTCACAGGGTTACTGCAGTACCTGTCACATACAGTCTTGATGTGAAGTTTAAGCCAGGAAAGGAGATGCACATCGCTGATGCTCTGAGCAGAGTGTTTCTAATAGAGAACCACGAGACACTCCttgatgaagagcaggaagtcAACTGGGTAAATTACTTACTTCCGGTATCAGAAGTTAAGTTGCAAGAGTTCAAAGAGGCAACTAAAGAGGATGCTGAGTTGATGCTGGTCGCAGAAGCAATTCAGAAAGACTGGCCGGATGAACAGAGACAGCTTCCAGACAAGATTAAACAATAGTGGACTTTTAGGGAGGAACTGTCATTAGAAAAGCACAGGACAGCTCAGGTGATCCATACCTCGCACTGCTTGAATACAGGAGTGGTTTTGGTCTTTCACCCGCTCAGATGCTCATGGGAAGATGGCTCAAGTCAAAACTACCTGTGACAAAGACACTGTTGCAGTCAGTTCTCCATGAAAATGCAAGAAGCAACCTCGTGACTcgacaacaaagacaaaaacagtaCTTTGATCAAGGAACCAGGACATTGTCTGACCTACAGGATGGTGGAAATGTGAGGATTCGACAAGGCAGCAagtgggaaccagccactgtgGTGCACAGATACATTCAGTCAAGGTTATATATTGTGAAAACCACAAATGGAGAAACATACAGAAGGAATCGCAAGCTTAAAACAAGAGAGACTTCATTTCCAGGGACACCTGTTGTGGCCACACCAGAGTGCTCGTATCAGGTGGAGCCAAACGCTCTGACAAGTGCTGTTCCACCCAGTCCTGCTCCAGACTGTTCAACTGTACCGAGTAGTCCAAGAGAAGTGACTGACAACactgtgtccacagacagtcCTGTGAGAAGAACACGCCTGTTCGAGTGCCGAGGCGTTTTCTGGACTGATTGTCTGATTTTGGTGATTGTTGTCAGA includes these proteins:
- the LOC115386867 gene encoding adenylosuccinate lyase-like; this encodes MQCPVLPSCLRQALGLSITDAQIAEMESHAEDIDFAMAAEEERKLRHDVMAHVHTFAHCCPSAAPIIHLGATSCFVGDNTDLIMLRDGFDVLLPKLARVIDRLSNFAEKYADLPTLGFTRYQPAQLTTVVSFSDTVFEQYPSWTGRILL